The Candidatus Zixiibacteriota bacterium genomic interval TCATATGTCGTTCACGCGTACCGCGACCTGTTCAATAGGCACAAAGACAAGGGCTTCGGCGATTCCGGCTCGTGCAACAACAACGTGCACTGCCCGGAAGCGGCCGACTGGCAGGACCAGGTGCGCTCTGTGGCCATGATCATCAACCAGAACGGCAGCCGCTGGTGCTCGGGCTCGATGGTGAACAACGTACGACAGGACCTCACGCCGTACTTCCTCACCGCGAACCACTGTCTCACCGGCGTAGAGTCGCAGTGGGTCTTCGTCTTCAATTACGAAAGCCCCAGCTGCTCCAACATCGACGGTCCGCTCAGCCAGACGATCACCGGCGGTACGGTACTCGGCAACAGTTCGACGTCCGATTACGGGCTGATCGAATTGTCGACCGATGTACCCGAGGTATACAACGTGTGGTACAACGGGTGGTCGGCCGTTGATGTGCCGGCGACTTCGGCTGTCGGCATCCATCACCCGGCCGGTGACATCAAAAAAATATCCTGGGAAAACGACCCGCTGGCTTCCACCGCGTATCTCGGCGCTCCCGGCTCCGGCGACACCCACTGGCGGGTGTTTGACTGGGACGACGGCACCACCGAGGGCGGCTCCTCCGGCTCGCCGCTCTATGACCAGAACCATCGCGTGGTCGGCCAGTTGCACGGCGGCTATGCCGCCTGCGGCAACGATGATGAGGACTGGTACGGCAAGTTCTCCCGCTCCTGGAGTCTCGGCCTGAGCGCCATTCTCGACCCCGACAACACGGGCACGCTGACGCTGGACGGCCGCAACGCCACCGGCGTGTCGATCACGCACGAACCGTTGATGGACACGCAGGACACGGTAAACGCGTACGAGGTGCTGTGCACTATCACGGCCACCGCAGAGCCGCTCGACATGAGTTCTTTGTACCTGCACTACGATGTCGGATCCGGATACGTTCTCGAGGCGCTCACCGCCACGGGAGGCGCCGATGAATATCATGCATTCATTCCGGCCCAGTCGCCGGGCACGGTCATCGACTATTTCCTCACGGCCGCTGATACCACCGGTGAGGCCGACACCGCCGGCGTATACACATTCCGGGTCGCCGACTACGGTGTCAGTCTTGCCCCTGCGGTCGTGACGGGCACGGGCGCGGTAGACGACTCGGTCTGGTACGGCCTGAAGATCAAAAACACCGGCATTTTCAGTGACGATTACACGCTGTCGGTCAGTGGTAATTCGTGGACGACGGTTATCTATGACGAGACCGGCACGACACCTCTTTCGTCAACCGGAACGATGGTGTCAAATGATTCGATGATGTTGCAGGTCGCGGTGATCGTTCCGTCGTCATTCTTCGGCGATATCGATACGGCTGTCGTCATGGCGACATCGACCGCCGGTCCGGTAAACGCGTCGTCGATGGCGATCACGACCTCGGCGGGCGAACCTCTTGCGCTGCCGTTTTTCGACGCGTTCCCGGCACCGACTGTCGATATCGGCAAGTGGGTCGTGGTCAGCAACGTGACGGCTACCAGCGGCTCGATCAACCCGCCATCGGCGCCGTATGCCGCCAATTTCAACGGCAGTCCGACCGGCCGCGACACGTTGATGTCGCAGGCCATCGACCTGAGCGGCGCTACCGACATAGCACTGGTGTACCACTACCAGCAGACCGGAAACGGTGAGTCTCCGGACGCGGGCGACGATCTTTTTGTCGAGTACATGAACTCGTCGGCCAACTGGGTGCTTGTCAATCAGCACCTGGGATCAGGCCCCGACATGAACACATATGAGGAGGTCACGTATTTCCTCCCGCCCGATGCTTATCACTCCGGATTCCGGATTCGGTTCCGTAATACGGCGACATCGGGCGCATTCGACGACTGGTTCGTTGACAATGTTTCGGTTGACGTCAATTTCCCGCCTGAGATCGACGTGACGCCGACCAGTATCAGCGAGAATCTCCCCCAGGGCGACACCTCGACGCAGATGCTGTATATCAACAACATAGGTCTGGGCGGCTTGAACTTCACGGCAGAGATTCAGGCGGCGTTCAAGCGCAACGAGACTTTCGAGCGGCTGCAGGCCATGGGCATGGTGCAGCCGGCGTATCCGACTTCGTATCCCGACGAGCAATTCGCGGTCGAAGTCGGCAAGGGGATGTTCGATCCGAGGGTCGGATACGACGTTACCAAGGATGCGGGCGGACCGGACGCGTTCGGCTATCTGTGGATTGACTCGGACGAACCGGGCGGTCCGACGTTCACATGGAACAGCATCGCCGGCACGGGATTCGACATTGTCGGTCCGATGATCGATGACACGGCGATCGGCCCGATCGAACTCGGATTTGGTTTCCCGTATTATGGGAACACGTACAGCCAGATCTGGGTCGGTTCCAACGGCATCATCGGATTCAGTGCCACCGACATGCGCTCCCTGAGCAACGTGGCCATTCCGACCGGAGGCACGCCGAATAACATGATCGCCTGGATGTGGGATGATCTCAATCCGAAGGATCCCAACAATCCCGGCGCTCACGTCTATATAGACACGACCGGCAACCGGTGTGTTATTCAGTTCACGAATTATCCTGAGTACTCGGCTGGGGTCGGCGACGTGATCAACGCCCAGGTGATTCTCGAGTCCGACGGGACGATCACGATCAATTACCTGTCGGTGGCGCCGGGATTCGATCTCACCTCGAGCACGGTCGGGATCGAAAACGACGCCGGCAACGACGGTCTGCAGGTGGTGTTCAACAGCGGTTCGTACGTGCACGATTCGCTCACGGTCGTCTTCTACTCTCCCTATCAGTGGCTGACCATGGATCACCAGAGCGGGATTTTGGCAGGCGGCGGTTCCGACAGCCTGAAGTTGTCGTTCCGAACTGAAGGGCTGGAGGACGGCGTATACGACGCCAACGTCATTGTAAACAGCAATGACCCCATGAATGGGCAGATCATCGTCCCGGTGCAATTGACTGTCAGCTCGGGTCCGCAGTACATATGCGGCGACATCAATAACGACAGTACCGGACCGGATTTGTCCGACTTGATTTATCTGGTCAACTATCTGTTCACCGCCGGTCCGCCACCTGCGGTGATGGAGTCGGCGAATGTCAACGGAGCCGGCGGGAACGAGCCTGATCTGTCCGACATCATTTATCTCGTGAACTTCCTGTTCATGGGTGGCCCGGCGCCGGCCTGTCCGTAACAGAGCCGAATTGACGCGAATATTCGGAGGGGTGGTTGGAAAAACCGCCCCTCCGATATATATTTAAGGATGTCTACGGCTCTCACCCGATAAGGAAAGGACAGACATTGTGACGCACCGACTCGCGGCACCAGTCCTACTCGCCCTGCTGGTGCTGGTTTGCAGTATCGGAGCCTCCGCCGCTCCGTCAGAGGAATACTACCTCCAACTCACGTTCGACTCCCGCAAAGACCTGTCCGTATTGACGAAGCTGGTATCGATCGACAATGTGGTCGGCGACACCGTTTTTGCGTATGCCAACGACCGACAGCTGGCCTCGCTGGAAGCATCGGGGTATGCTTTCACGGTACTGCCTCATCCCTCGTCTCAGGCCCAGGTGGTCATGTCCTCGGAGAAGGACATCGAAGACTGGGACGCGTACCCGACCTACCCGGCGTATGTGGCGATGATGGAGGATTTTGTTGCCAACTACCCCTCCCTGTGCGTGCTCGACACGATCGGGACGACCGTACAGGGGCGACTATTGCTGGTCCTCAAGATTTCCGACAACCCATCCGTCAACGAGGCCGAACCTGAAGTCTTGTACACGTCTTCCATGCATGGCGACGAGACAACCGCCTATGTTCTCACGCTTCGCTTGGCGGACTCGCTCCTTTCCACCTACGGCGTGGATCCGGTCATGACCGCCCTCGTGGACAATTTGGAGATATTCATCAACCCGCTCGCCAATCCCGACGGCACGTACTACGGCGGCGACAACACGTTGAGCGGGGCTCGCCGATACAACGCCAACGGTGTCGATCTCAACCGGAATTTCCCGGACCCCGAGGACGGCCAGCACCCCGACGGCAACTCCTGGCAGCCGGAAACGATTGCCTGGATGGACTGGGCGGCCGACCACAACTGCGTGCTCTCCGCCAACTTCCACGGCGGCGCAGAAGTGTTCAACTACCCCTGGGATACCTGGTCGACACGGCATGCCGACGACGCGTGGTGGCAGTTTGTCGGTCACGAGTACTGCGATACCGCCCAGACCTACTCTCCCCCGGGCTATCTCGACGGGTTCAATGACGGCATCACCAACGGCTCCGACTGGTACGAGGTAGCCGGTGGCCGCCAGGACTATTTCGGTTACTTCCACGGCGGCCGCGAAGTCACCATGGAGATTTCCGACACCAAGCTTCTCTCCGCCTCACTGCTGCCTGCATGGTGGGGATACAATCGGCGCTCGCTCGTCAATTATCTCGAGCAGGCCTACTATGGCATCCGCGGCACGGTGACGGATGCGATAACCAGCGATCCGCTTGCGGCGACGATCCGTGTCCTCGGGCATGACATTGACAACTCGGAAGTGTTCACGGATCCGTTGCACGGCGATTACTATCGTATGATCAAAGGCGGTACGTACACGCTCGAGTTCAGTTCGCCGGGCTACTTCTCCGACACGGTAACGGGAGTGACGGTCGCGGACTACGCATCAGTCGTCCTGAACGTGCAGCTGACCCCGTTGCCTAACGAGCCGGTGATCACGTTCTCGTCGCAGAACGCGGGCCTGGTATCCAGTGGTGAGACGGCTG includes:
- a CDS encoding trypsin-like peptidase domain-containing protein — translated: MKIRSAIGMLLACLLATGAVYGQVSHGGEPVSFSSAVKSSIDSRLMPSINVDELIAEDAAEPKDVPQRFGWPHEVDYTLSNSGTWDTLPNGDRLWRLRVASPGAYSINILYERFDIPNGARLFLYNADKSHVIGSFTFENMQPDGRFATQPVMGDQVVIEYYEPFLVRGKGDIQISYVVHAYRDLFNRHKDKGFGDSGSCNNNVHCPEAADWQDQVRSVAMIINQNGSRWCSGSMVNNVRQDLTPYFLTANHCLTGVESQWVFVFNYESPSCSNIDGPLSQTITGGTVLGNSSTSDYGLIELSTDVPEVYNVWYNGWSAVDVPATSAVGIHHPAGDIKKISWENDPLASTAYLGAPGSGDTHWRVFDWDDGTTEGGSSGSPLYDQNHRVVGQLHGGYAACGNDDEDWYGKFSRSWSLGLSAILDPDNTGTLTLDGRNATGVSITHEPLMDTQDTVNAYEVLCTITATAEPLDMSSLYLHYDVGSGYVLEALTATGGADEYHAFIPAQSPGTVIDYFLTAADTTGEADTAGVYTFRVADYGVSLAPAVVTGTGAVDDSVWYGLKIKNTGIFSDDYTLSVSGNSWTTVIYDETGTTPLSSTGTMVSNDSMMLQVAVIVPSSFFGDIDTAVVMATSTAGPVNASSMAITTSAGEPLALPFFDAFPAPTVDIGKWVVVSNVTATSGSINPPSAPYAANFNGSPTGRDTLMSQAIDLSGATDIALVYHYQQTGNGESPDAGDDLFVEYMNSSANWVLVNQHLGSGPDMNTYEEVTYFLPPDAYHSGFRIRFRNTATSGAFDDWFVDNVSVDVNFPPEIDVTPTSISENLPQGDTSTQMLYINNIGLGGLNFTAEIQAAFKRNETFERLQAMGMVQPAYPTSYPDEQFAVEVGKGMFDPRVGYDVTKDAGGPDAFGYLWIDSDEPGGPTFTWNSIAGTGFDIVGPMIDDTAIGPIELGFGFPYYGNTYSQIWVGSNGIIGFSATDMRSLSNVAIPTGGTPNNMIAWMWDDLNPKDPNNPGAHVYIDTTGNRCVIQFTNYPEYSAGVGDVINAQVILESDGTITINYLSVAPGFDLTSSTVGIENDAGNDGLQVVFNSGSYVHDSLTVVFYSPYQWLTMDHQSGILAGGGSDSLKLSFRTEGLEDGVYDANVIVNSNDPMNGQIIVPVQLTVSSGPQYICGDINNDSTGPDLSDLIYLVNYLFTAGPPPAVMESANVNGAGGNEPDLSDIIYLVNFLFMGGPAPACP
- a CDS encoding M14 family zinc carboxypeptidase, whose product is MTHRLAAPVLLALLVLVCSIGASAAPSEEYYLQLTFDSRKDLSVLTKLVSIDNVVGDTVFAYANDRQLASLEASGYAFTVLPHPSSQAQVVMSSEKDIEDWDAYPTYPAYVAMMEDFVANYPSLCVLDTIGTTVQGRLLLVLKISDNPSVNEAEPEVLYTSSMHGDETTAYVLTLRLADSLLSTYGVDPVMTALVDNLEIFINPLANPDGTYYGGDNTLSGARRYNANGVDLNRNFPDPEDGQHPDGNSWQPETIAWMDWAADHNCVLSANFHGGAEVFNYPWDTWSTRHADDAWWQFVGHEYCDTAQTYSPPGYLDGFNDGITNGSDWYEVAGGRQDYFGYFHGGREVTMEISDTKLLSASLLPAWWGYNRRSLVNYLEQAYYGIRGTVTDAITSDPLAATIRVLGHDIDNSEVFTDPLHGDYYRMIKGGTYTLEFSSPGYFSDTVTGVTVADYASVVLNVQLTPLPNEPVITFSSQNAGLVSSGETAAFKIALTNLGAGNATGVQAVLSCDDTLITVTTASAAYPNLTALGGTQFSLTDYVIEIDPGTPPEYEAAFNLEVTADGSYANCLSFSMMINASVEDFESGDFSTFAWTFDGTAPWTITTTETHSGVYAARSGVITHNQTTGMAVTINNLVADTISFWYKVSSESGWDFLRFYIDGAEQQRWSGSVDWTRASYPTTAGTHTFRWAYTKDGSQSTGSDAAWVDFIEWPSSNNDKDGDGYTDAVDNCPDDFNPEQADDDTDGHGNLCDNCLSVFNPDQKDDNENGIGDACECCQGSTGNANNDASDAVDLSDLIYLVNYLFLGGPAPVCVEEANTNGDVGGSVDLSDLIHLVNFLFLGGQSPALCL